The Salinibacterium sp. M195 genome includes a window with the following:
- a CDS encoding VOC family protein, with protein sequence MTTASGPGFISLQVRDLDAAGAFYEKYLGLTRQPGPPHAIVFDTTPAAFAVRSAAPGVDLDSVTQLGLGVGIWMHAADAHGIHDTLAADGITITSAPVDGPFGRTFTFADLDGYQITLHDRA encoded by the coding sequence ATGACCACCGCATCCGGCCCCGGCTTCATCTCACTGCAGGTTCGCGACCTCGACGCCGCAGGCGCCTTCTACGAAAAGTACCTCGGTTTGACCCGCCAGCCAGGCCCACCCCACGCCATTGTCTTCGACACCACCCCGGCAGCATTCGCCGTGCGTTCCGCCGCCCCCGGCGTTGACCTCGACTCGGTCACGCAACTCGGGCTGGGTGTCGGTATCTGGATGCACGCCGCCGACGCTCACGGCATTCACGACACTCTCGCTGCCGACGGCATCACGATCACCTCAGCGCCTGTCGATGGTCCGTTCGGCCGCACCTTCACGTTCGCTGACCTCGACGGCTACCAGATCACGCTCCACGACCGCGCCTAG
- a CDS encoding DUF4166 domain-containing protein produces MSESVYRRVLGAELDLLAPELRPYFDGGQRAGVGSGVFDVAGSPLRILKPVLAFMAWQRILFPEYARNVPFDVVNTPTADGGLGAVRTFHFPGRDRALQDEMRVVDGHLHDFLGRRGGFEVRMALTVTAGRMQLRSDRQWLHLAGLRLRIPALATVTVDESWADGRQRVDVRLHTPLLGDWFRYAGHFTYGYN; encoded by the coding sequence GTGAGCGAATCGGTCTATCGGCGCGTGCTCGGTGCCGAGCTTGATCTGCTGGCACCCGAGCTTCGTCCCTACTTCGACGGCGGTCAACGCGCCGGCGTCGGCAGCGGTGTGTTCGACGTCGCCGGGTCGCCGCTGCGCATCCTGAAGCCGGTGCTGGCGTTCATGGCGTGGCAGCGCATCCTGTTCCCGGAGTACGCGCGCAATGTACCCTTCGACGTCGTGAACACCCCCACCGCGGATGGCGGCCTCGGCGCCGTGCGCACCTTCCACTTTCCGGGGCGCGATCGCGCATTGCAGGATGAGATGCGCGTAGTTGATGGTCACCTGCACGACTTTTTAGGTCGACGCGGTGGCTTCGAGGTGCGCATGGCACTCACCGTCACGGCTGGCCGCATGCAGTTGCGCTCCGACCGCCAGTGGTTGCACCTGGCTGGCCTCCGCCTCCGCATCCCCGCGCTCGCCACCGTCACGGTCGACGAATCGTGGGCCGACGGACGCCAGCGGGTGGATGTTCGGCTCCACACTCCGTTGCTGGGCGACTGGTTCCGCTACGCCGGGCACTTCACCTACGGCTACAACTAG
- a CDS encoding DNA-binding response regulator, which translates to MTAAGQSAAGEAPRVIRLLIADDEHLIRGALSALLNLEPDIEVVASVDNGVAAAEQALELQPDVCLLDLEMPQADGIEAATRILSTVATKVVIVTRHARPGVLRRALAARVSGFVPKSTPAEDLAAVIRDVVAGKRYIDAEIAATALTAERCPLTDRELDALRFSRSTMSVQEIADALHLAPGTVRNYLSSAMTKLDARSRHDAADKAWQQGWI; encoded by the coding sequence GTGACTGCTGCTGGCCAGAGTGCGGCGGGCGAAGCGCCCCGCGTCATTCGCCTTCTCATCGCCGACGATGAACACCTCATCCGCGGCGCCCTGAGCGCACTGCTGAATTTGGAGCCTGATATCGAGGTCGTCGCGAGCGTCGACAACGGTGTCGCGGCGGCGGAGCAAGCTCTTGAACTGCAGCCGGATGTGTGCCTGCTCGACCTCGAAATGCCCCAGGCCGACGGCATCGAGGCTGCCACGCGCATCCTCTCGACTGTGGCAACGAAGGTCGTCATCGTGACCCGCCATGCGCGACCCGGGGTGCTGCGCCGCGCACTCGCCGCACGCGTCTCAGGTTTTGTGCCCAAGTCAACACCCGCCGAAGATCTAGCCGCGGTGATCCGGGATGTCGTGGCCGGCAAACGCTACATTGATGCCGAAATTGCGGCGACGGCTCTCACCGCCGAACGCTGCCCGCTCACCGACCGAGAACTTGACGCGCTGCGGTTCAGCCGCTCTACGATGAGCGTGCAGGAAATCGCTGACGCTCTGCACCTCGCGCCGGGCACCGTGCGCAACTACCTGTCATCCGCGATGACGAAGCTCGACGCTCGCTCGCGGCACGACGCCGCCGACAAGGCGTGGCAGCAGGGTTGGATCTAG
- a CDS encoding sensor histidine kinase: MTNVTALRWEHVRLSHVSARPESVVVVRLRPDPAPPLEQPHGREQARGVRTTWNYTLASIVFFYVVFNSLLILNNLDNFGDSGSPLDGLLIVLTIASAAAQIRGCWFLRTGRGAGIPNKWWLFALIAPAAAIWVIGLFRPEMGFLAALPLWMSACAIAPLVPRRRVWSVLIAGLGIAVAHPVITTIAFGNPASPALMNNAWLTIVYGALLPIMIFSGLWWWDIVATLDRHRSSAAELAVAEERLRFASDLHDIQGHHLQVIALKSELAERMLAIDPEAAREHIHETRLIAKQALEETRSLVAGYREVELDNELENAREVLTAAGAQCELTVGSMPADADVRRALGLAVREATTNILRHSEATHVSIRLASSDVESTLVISNNELRSSASTGETPGSGLVGLHSRVAALGGELATDVDASGDRFELSVRIPARARVTASARQA, encoded by the coding sequence GTGACAAATGTCACTGCTCTACGCTGGGAGCATGTTCGCCTCAGCCACGTTAGCGCCCGCCCAGAATCGGTGGTTGTCGTGAGGCTGCGCCCCGACCCGGCTCCCCCTCTGGAGCAGCCGCACGGTCGCGAACAGGCTCGTGGTGTTCGCACGACCTGGAACTACACTCTCGCGTCAATTGTGTTCTTCTACGTCGTGTTCAATTCACTTTTGATCTTAAACAATCTCGACAATTTTGGGGATTCCGGCTCGCCGCTCGATGGTCTCCTGATCGTGTTGACCATCGCATCAGCAGCGGCGCAGATTCGCGGATGCTGGTTCTTGCGCACGGGGCGCGGAGCGGGCATCCCGAATAAGTGGTGGTTGTTCGCCCTCATTGCCCCCGCCGCCGCGATCTGGGTGATCGGACTGTTCCGTCCCGAGATGGGCTTTCTCGCCGCGCTCCCCCTGTGGATGTCCGCCTGCGCGATAGCACCTCTCGTACCGCGGCGTCGAGTCTGGAGCGTGCTTATCGCCGGGCTAGGAATCGCTGTCGCCCACCCCGTGATCACGACCATCGCATTCGGCAACCCTGCCAGTCCTGCATTGATGAACAACGCGTGGCTGACGATCGTCTACGGTGCGCTGCTGCCGATCATGATCTTCTCCGGACTCTGGTGGTGGGACATCGTTGCCACCCTCGACCGTCACCGTTCTAGCGCCGCCGAACTCGCTGTTGCCGAAGAACGACTGCGCTTCGCCTCCGACCTGCACGACATCCAAGGGCACCACCTGCAGGTCATCGCCCTCAAATCTGAACTTGCCGAACGGATGCTCGCCATTGACCCCGAGGCAGCCCGCGAACACATCCACGAGACTCGGCTGATCGCCAAGCAAGCCCTCGAAGAGACCCGCTCTCTCGTGGCCGGGTATCGCGAGGTTGAGCTGGACAACGAACTCGAGAACGCGCGCGAAGTGCTGACGGCCGCTGGCGCCCAGTGCGAGCTGACTGTCGGCAGCATGCCAGCGGATGCTGACGTGCGGCGCGCATTAGGGCTGGCAGTGCGCGAAGCGACCACGAACATCTTGCGCCACAGCGAAGCCACTCACGTGTCGATCCGGCTCGCTAGCAGCGATGTCGAGAGCACCCTCGTGATCAGCAACAACGAGCTGCGGAGCTCTGCCTCGACGGGAGAGACTCCCGGTAGCGGGCTTGTGGGACTCCACAGCCGCGTCGCCGCTCTCGGCGGTGAACTCGCGACCGACGTCGATGCCAGCGGAGATCGCTTCGAGTTGAGCGTGCGGATTCCGGCGCGAGCACGAGTGACAGCATCGGCGAGACAAGCGTGA
- a CDS encoding PadR family transcriptional regulator produces the protein MAENPASTQLRRGVVGPCILALLSTGPRFGLQIVRELNEVGQLLTSQGTVYPLLSRLQEAGQVSSHWEVSDTERPRRYYSLTDVGRRDLELFREDWRQFSDSVGSLLETVPSASVPSASIESELP, from the coding sequence ATGGCCGAGAATCCAGCGAGTACGCAACTCCGACGCGGAGTGGTTGGCCCGTGCATTCTGGCGTTGCTTTCCACTGGGCCACGGTTCGGTTTGCAGATTGTTCGTGAGCTGAACGAGGTGGGTCAGCTTCTCACTAGCCAGGGAACGGTTTATCCACTGTTGAGTCGCCTGCAAGAGGCGGGCCAAGTCAGCAGCCACTGGGAAGTGAGCGACACTGAGCGGCCGCGACGCTATTACAGCCTCACGGATGTCGGCCGCCGTGACCTCGAACTCTTCCGTGAAGACTGGCGCCAATTCTCCGACTCTGTCGGCTCGCTCCTCGAGACCGTCCCCTCCGCATCAGTTCCGAGTGCGTCCATCGAAAGTGAGCTGCCATGA